A part of Acidimicrobiales bacterium genomic DNA contains:
- a CDS encoding cupredoxin domain-containing protein: protein MAKTQQDVQDDSEQGSEILFGAGQSAWLAVVTVVAFIALVLAVVAIVVAGSSDSEGGGGAAAPSGPTANPEIGANEFSFNPADVLVPAGEEVSAVLTNEGAVEHNWTILSESISSEADFNEDLVLAATDNVPAGEQGEVAFTLDAGEYQVICTVPGHFAAGMKGTVTVQ from the coding sequence ATGGCCAAGACGCAACAGGACGTTCAGGACGACAGCGAGCAGGGATCGGAGATCCTGTTCGGCGCCGGCCAGTCGGCCTGGCTCGCGGTGGTGACCGTGGTCGCCTTCATCGCGCTGGTGCTCGCCGTGGTGGCGATCGTGGTCGCCGGCAGCTCCGACAGCGAGGGCGGCGGCGGCGCCGCGGCGCCGAGCGGTCCCACCGCCAACCCCGAGATCGGGGCCAACGAGTTCTCCTTCAACCCGGCCGACGTCCTCGTGCCCGCCGGCGAAGAGGTCTCCGCGGTCCTCACCAACGAGGGGGCGGTGGAGCACAACTGGACGATCCTCAGCGAGTCCATCTCCAGCGAGGCCGACTTCAACGAGGACCTGGTGCTCGCGGCCACCGACAACGTCCCGGCGGGCGAGCAGGGCGAGGTCGCCTTCACCCTCGACGCCGGCGAGTACCAGGTGATCTGCACGGTGCCCGGCCACTTCGCGGCGGGCATGAAGGGCACGGTCACGGTCCAGTGA
- a CDS encoding cytochrome c oxidase subunit 2A gives MSESTHTTPSEAPAHEEEEHRPNGTMLILGLFILLIMAMWGWAYYLLIGRS, from the coding sequence GTGAGCGAGTCCACGCACACGACCCCCTCGGAGGCCCCCGCTCATGAGGAGGAGGAGCACCGTCCGAACGGGACCATGCTCATCCTCGGCCTGTTCATCCTGCTCATCATGGCCATGTGGGGCTGGGCCTACTACCTGCTGATCGGCCGGAGCTAG